In Aegilops tauschii subsp. strangulata cultivar AL8/78 chromosome 3, Aet v6.0, whole genome shotgun sequence, one genomic interval encodes:
- the LOC109740547 gene encoding wall-associated receptor kinase 2-like: MTIGMPGCNTTCGNVSVPYPFGMGPKSCYWPGFKLTCNNNGSKPPRLLLGEGSGGVFEVVDISLKNSTMRIVNHGLRPINMSDGSGQWIIGEAETVGPGGVAYLLNPGSNEFILTGCNVQATLLGNGSLASGCASFCPEFGDGISATQIYERGNSKACSNIGCCQSTIQTASASYGVELKQLNYSSVYSNFGSPVNVLIAEVGWFDVDHNLEVVMNLDPGAKKNLSREADQLRVPVILGWALAHNTAVYNTGHSRCPHDAARSICKSTNSNCSVGNTIEEIRGYSCHCQEGYEGNPYLTGGCQDIKECNQKEKHFCFGVCEELSGSFRCRCPNGTHGNYTKPGACIIDSVDTIRGNHNLGLVISLSVASGPFILRLVLGALLITHGFKQHKAKALRQKFFSQNRGQLLKQLVSHRADITKRMLISLEELEKATNNFHQARKLGGGGHGTVYKGIMLDLHVVAIKKSNIVVRREIDEFINEVAILS; this comes from the exons ATGACGATAGGGATGCCGGGCTGCAACACCACCTGCGGCAACGTGAGCGTGCCCTACCCGTTCGGCATGGGCCCGAAGAGTTGCTACTGGCCGGGGTTCAAGCTCACCTGCAACAACAACGGAAGCAAGCCCCCGCGACTGCTCCTCGGCGAGGGCAGTGGTGGCGTGTTCGAGGTCGTCGATATCTCCCTGAAGAACAGCACGATGCGCATCGTCAATCATGGACTGCGACCCATCAACATGAGCGACGGCTCCGGCCAGTGGATCATAGGTGAAGCTGAGACCGTCGGCCCCGGTGGGGTGGCCTACCTGCTGAACCCGGGGTCCAATGAGTTCATATTGACGGGCTGCAATGTGCAAGCAACGTTGCTGGGGAACGGGAGCCTCGCCAGCGGCTGCGCTTCTTTCTGCCCCGAATTTGGTGATGGCATTAGCGCTACCCAAATTTATGAAAGGGGAAATTCCAAAGCATGCTCCAACATCGGCTGCTGCCAGTCTACCATCCAAACTGCCAGCGCGTCTTACGGCGTGGAGCTCAAGCAGCTCAACTACAGCAGCGTGTACAGCAATTTTGGTTCCCCCGTGAACGTGCTCATCGCCGAGGTTGGCTGGTTCGACGTAGACCACAACCTGGAGGTGGTCATGAACCTGGATCCGGGGGCAAAAAAAAATCTCTCACGGGAGGCTGATCAGCTCAGGGTCCCCGTGATTCTCGGGTGGGCGTTAGCACACAACACAGCAGTATATAACACTGGCCATTCGCGTTGCCCTCACGACGCAGCCCGGAGCATCTGCAAGAGTACCAACAGCAATTGCAGCGTCGGAAACACAATTGAGGAAATCAGAGGCTATTCGTGCCACTGCCAGGAGGGCTACGAGGGCAACCCTTACCTCACAGGAGGATGCCAAG ATATCAAAGAGTGCAATCAGAAAGAAAAACATTTCTGCTTCGGCGTCTGCGAGGAACTATCAGGCTCGTTCCGGTGCCGCTGCCCGAATGGAACGCATGGAAATTACACCAAGCCCGGTGCCTGCATCATCGACTCTGTGGATACAATCCGAG GTAACCATAACTTGGGTTTAGTCATTAGTCTCTCAGTCGCTAGTGGCCCATTTATTCTACGTTTGGTTCTTGGTGCACTTCTAATAACCCATGGATTTAAGCAACACAAGGCGAAGGCGTTGCGACAGAAGTTCTTTAGTCAAAACCGTGGTCAGCTGTTAAAGCAATTGGTATCTCATAGGGCTGACATCACAAAGAGGATGCTCATCTCTTTAGAGGAACTAGAGAAGGCTACCAACAATTTTCATCAAGCCCGCAAGCTCGGTGGAGGTGGGCATGGCACTGTCTACAAAGGGATCATGTTAGACCTGCATGTTGTGGCCATCAAGAAGTCCAATATTGTTGTCAGAAGAGAAATCGACGAGTTCATAAATGAGGTTGCCATACTCTCATAG